The window TACACACAAGCTTGAAATTTGCAGCATAGAATGAATATACAAAATATTTCTggtgatttttttatttctttaactaTTCTATCTTAATATTTGATGTGACACAGAAAGGAATGAGGGAAAAGGGTAAAAGTTGACAATACAAAGTACAAACTCTAATTTCAAATGGTTTTCAAATTACAATTCAGTACTTCAGTTTTCATTAAAAATCATGTATGATTTTTTCCCCACCATAGCCATTATATTTTAGTTTTTGATCTTCCTCTATCAAGAATggaaattctatttaattaaaaagagtaATAAAATAAGTCATCAACAAATAGAAGCTTCAAACTCCAACACAACCCAATTCAACACGAACAAAGAAAACTAGGTTGGTCagttacaaaaattttaattttgcaaTGCATCAAATGAAAGCAAAATCTTGAAGAACTTATTGCTTGAAGGGGAAAAAAGGAGGCTTACCAAATTTCAAGCTGTGCAGGGTCAGAAGACCCTTCTTTCAAGAGCATCAATGAGTAACTTCTCATTTATGACGAGGCACTTTACCAGCACTTTATTTGAAACCTTTTCTGGATTGACATAAACAAAGGCATATTCTTGGTCTAGTTGGTTCCCGTTCTCTACAGACACCTCCTCTACACACAATCACAAACCACATATTAAAAATGATCAGTAAATGCTAATTATAAACTTCAGGCTGCATATATCAATTTGCTACATCTTCTCTTGACACCACAAGGTATCTTCTAACTTCATCTTAATTGACTTGATCCTCAGATTAGATTGCATAGCCTAATCCTTTGTCTAGTATGGAAGCCCAAGGATAGTGCAGTTTTCCGGCATGAATTGCCATTATTTGTGGTTATCATGGTTTATTAACAGCTACCACCTTAGAAAGCTCAACTTTTCTTTATAATCTAAATAATGAATCTCTGTAATTCACTCAATCAATCACATATCAGTATTTGATGGTTTTCAATAAATCATCAACTCAAGAACAAATAATCTTTTAAAGTACATGTTGAACGGCTAAATACACATATTCAATCTTGATGGATAAAATGTTCCTAAAATATCTGAGGATTTGAATTGCATGCATCGTCAGCATAAAAAAATCTTAAGTATACATCTAATTATATATTTTCACATTATCAACAATACATGACTCACCTCGTCACTATTTTTAAAGTCATAAACAATTAGATAATCCTATAAAACTCTCTTACACTGATTAGATGAAAATTGTTCTACATAGCTAGTGCTACAAACTTAGGGCACGTTTGGTTTACCTTTTTACTTTCTATGTTTTCTGTTTCTTGCAAAGAAAGAagtgaaaatagaaaacagaattgTCAATTATTTTCACTAAAGAAGAGTGATCATTAATGATATTTGGATATTTCACATAAAATATATCGAAATTAAATGATTTCgttaaagaaaaaagagagaacaaAATGGAAAATTAGTGAAAGTGTTACCAGTGGAGGGAGGTGAGAGGGCGTCGTCGGAGACGGCTTGGGAGCCGGTGGCAGGGAGGAGGTAGCCGGAAGAGAGGAAGGTGGCGTGAACGACAAACGCTGCTTTGTCGTGGTCGTTTAGAAAGGAAGGCCTCGCCGCCCTTATGACTGCCATCACCGACTTATCCGTAGCCATTGTCGGTTTATGATTCTAACGTTTGGGACACTACGTTTCAGCTTCCGGAGACCGTAAGGAGGGGGATGCCGAAGGCAGGGCTAGTGACTGGAGTGAAGTCGTAACAAGGTAGCCGTACTGGAAGGTGCGGCTGGATCACCTCCTTTTCAGGGAGAGCTAATGCTTGTTGGGTAGTTTGGTTTGACACGGCTTCACACCCCAAAAGAAGCGAGCTACGTCTGAGTTAAATTTGGAGATGGAAGTTTTCTTTCGTTTCTCGGAGGTGAAGTAAGACTAAGCTCATGAGCTTATTATCCTAGGTCGGAACAAGTTGATAGgagctctttcttttttttcgccccATGTCGCCATACgggggcgaaaaaaaagaaagaaagagagggatGGGGTTTTTCTCGCTTTTGGCATAGCGGGCCTCAGCGGGAGGCCCACACGACGGGCTATTAGCTCAGTGGTAGAGCGCGGAGAGGAGTCAATAGTGTGTTgtggttcttttctttctttcttttgaattttgacaTAGAAGGTGTTTGTTTCTTCGGGGAGAAGTTGAGGAAGGGAGGTTTTCAgcgtgaaacgacgtcgttttatatCATTTTGGCGCCACAGCAAACACTAAACTATTTCTGTTTTGCCAACATGTCAGGAAGGAGGCCAACTCATCTTTTCGGTTGCGCCAGATAGACGAAATGTGCCAAAAGGATGAGTCTGAGT is drawn from Arachis hypogaea cultivar Tifrunner chromosome 12, arahy.Tifrunner.gnm2.J5K5, whole genome shotgun sequence and contains these coding sequences:
- the LOC112727211 gene encoding probable proteasome inhibitor, translated to MATDKSVMAVIRAARPSFLNDHDKAAFVVHATFLSSGYLLPATGSQAVSDDALSPPSTEEVSVENGNQLDQEYAFVYVNPEKVSNKVLVKCLVINEKLLIDALERRVF